One stretch of Pomacea canaliculata isolate SZHN2017 linkage group LG1, ASM307304v1, whole genome shotgun sequence DNA includes these proteins:
- the LOC112562534 gene encoding heterogeneous nuclear ribonucleoprotein F-like, producing MGEEGFVVRLRGLPWSATPEDVEKFFDGCEINEGVNGVHLTYSREGRPSGEAFVEFVSEDDVQAALKKNKEHLGQRYIEVFRSKKGEMEWVIKRAGLDSPNMSEAVVKLRGLPFGCSKEEIAQFFTGFEIVPNGIMLPEDRLGRSTGEAFVQFASQEIAEKALGKHKERIGHRYIEIFKSSMSEANAVFGNQRGGFRPPMGPGMGIGRPSPYDRNDRFGGPIGPGMGMGGPMGMGFNRGRGGRNLKGYYDDEFDDYNMGFGGMGYMGQRGRGGMRPPRGRMMIDERPRMGHPGSHYISKTGHSVHMRGMPFLAIEQDVFDFFAPIQPVRVEFEYGSDGRRTGEANVDFATHQEALEAMKKHRSNMQHRYIELFLNSTPTRGGSDMGNYGSDMGGGFSSGNMGGGSGSFGGGGGYGASSNSGGGYGMGSGAGGGYGNQGGFNGGQFSSNSSGSGGGYGMGGSMGSGGGYGGGMNNSYMDGGGYGGNLTSNTMGSMANPNYTAF from the exons ATGGGTGAGGAAGGCTTTGTAGTGCGTTTAAGAGGTCTTCCCTGGTCAGCAACTCCAGAAGACGTGGAAAAGTTTTTTGATG GTTGTGAAATAAATGAAGGAGTAAATGGAGTCCATCTTACATATTCCCGAGAAGGACGCCCCAGCGGAGAAGCATTTGTTGAGTTTGTTTCAGAAGATGATGTACAGGcagcactaaaaaaaaataaagaacacttAGGACAACGATATATTGAAG TATTTCGGTCAAAGAAAGGTGAAATGGAGTGGGTCATCAAACGTGCTGGTTTGGACTCTCCCAACATGAGTGAAGCAGTTGTCAAATTACGTGGTCTTCCTTTTGGCTGTTCCAAAGAAGAGATTGCTCAGTTCTTTACAG GGTTCGAGATTGTACCCAATGGGATAATGCTACCAGAGGATCGGCTGGGGCGCAGCACAGGGGAGGCGTTTGTACAGTTCGCATCCCAGGAGATAGCAGAAAAGGCCCTGGGTAAACACAAGGAGCGCATAGGGCACAG GTACATAGAAATTTTCAAGAGCAGCATGTCAGAGGCTAATGCAGTGTTTGGTAATCAACGTGGTGGCTTCAGGCCTCCTATGGGTCCCGGCATGGGGATTGGTCGACCCAGCCCCTATGATCGCAATGACAGGTTTGGTGGTCCAATTGGACCTGGCATGGGAATGGGTGGCCCAATGGGTATGGGTTTCAACAGAGGTCGAGGAGGAAGAAATCTCAAAG GATATTATGATGACGAATTTGACGATTACAATATGGGATTTGGTGGAATGGGTTACATGGGCCAAAGGGGTCGTGGGGGAATGCGGCCACCTCGAGGTCGCATGATGATAGATGAACGACCACGCATGGGACATCCAGGAAGTCATTATATCAGCAAGACAGGCCACTCAGTTCATATGCGTGGTATGCCATTTCTTGCCATAGAGCAGGATGTCTTCGAT TTCTTTGCACCAATCCAGCCAGTAAGGGTGGAGTTTGAATATGGCTCTGACGGTCGTCGTACGGGTGAGGCCAATGTGGATTTTGCTACTCACCAGGAAGCCTTAGAAGCCATGAAGAAACACCGATCGAACATGC AGCATCGATACATTGAATTATTCCTGAATTCCACACCAACTCGTGGAGGTTCTGACATGGGAAACTATGGCAGCGACATGGGTGGTGGATTTAGCAGTGGCAACATGGGTGGTGGAAGTGGCAGTTTTGGTGGTGGAGGAGGCTATGGAGCTAGCAGCAACAGTGGCGGTGGTTATGGAATGGGAAGTGGTGCTGGTGGAGGCTATGGCAACCAAGGGGGTTTCAACGGGGGTCAgttcagcagcaacagcagtggCAGTGGTGGAGGCTATGGAATGGGTGGCAGTATGGGAAGTGGTGGAGGCTACGGCGGAG GGATGAATAATAGCTACATGGATGGTGGTGGCTACGGTGGAAATTTAACAAGTAACACCATGGGCAGCATGGCCAACCCTAATTACACTGCTTTCTAG